The following are encoded together in the Acidobacteriota bacterium genome:
- a CDS encoding CBS domain-containing protein, with product MEKTIDRPKLARDIMVTRLVTVHPRTHVFDGIAALLRHRITGAPVIGERHRYLGMLSEKSCLTVLTVTARAADERGLAASRRSQSQDFMAKRLVTLRAGIPALDAIALLLKNRISGAPVVDPSSGRFLGVFSEKFSMDVLLGLAYDQLPAAPVDAFMNTDFGRVIDGSEPLLEIAQRFLDTPYRRLPVVRDETLVGQVSRRDVLNASHHLTAAIDGRRSILRERSSELGLEDLAAPEEEADPAEFELDSTDASAFMDRKARTISEDTDLLSIARIFKSTPYRRLPVLRGRRLVGQISRRDVLAATHGLLVRAPQPGQALLYLSAVVDSGERPSLS from the coding sequence ATGGAGAAAACGATCGACAGGCCGAAGCTCGCGCGGGACATCATGGTGACCAGGCTGGTCACGGTGCATCCACGCACTCATGTGTTCGACGGCATCGCGGCGTTGCTCCGCCACCGGATCACCGGCGCGCCGGTGATCGGCGAACGCCATCGCTATCTCGGCATGCTGTCGGAGAAGAGCTGCCTGACGGTTCTGACCGTGACGGCGCGCGCGGCGGACGAGCGCGGGCTGGCAGCGAGCCGACGTTCGCAGTCTCAGGACTTCATGGCGAAGCGCCTGGTCACGCTCCGGGCCGGCATACCGGCGCTCGACGCGATCGCCCTCCTGCTGAAGAACCGGATCTCGGGCGCGCCGGTGGTGGACCCGTCCTCCGGCCGTTTCCTGGGCGTCTTCTCCGAGAAGTTCTCGATGGACGTGCTGCTCGGCCTCGCCTACGACCAGTTGCCCGCGGCGCCCGTGGATGCGTTCATGAACACGGACTTCGGACGGGTGATCGACGGCAGCGAGCCGTTACTCGAGATCGCGCAGCGTTTTCTCGATACGCCTTACCGGCGCCTGCCGGTGGTCCGGGACGAGACGCTCGTCGGGCAGGTGAGCCGCCGGGACGTTCTGAACGCCTCGCACCATCTGACCGCGGCGATCGACGGCCGACGGTCCATCCTGCGCGAGCGCAGCAGTGAACTCGGCCTGGAGGATCTGGCGGCGCCGGAGGAAGAAGCGGACCCGGCCGAGTTCGAACTCGACTCCACGGATGCGTCGGCCTTCATGGACCGCAAGGCGCGCACGATCTCCGAGGACACCGACCTCCTGAGCATCGCGCGCATCTTCAAGAGCACGCCGTACCGCCGCCTGCCGGTGCTGCGGGGCCGCCGGCTCGTTGGCCAGATCAGTCGCCGTGACGTGCTTGCCGCCACCCACGGCCTGCTGGTGCGCGCGCCGCAGCCCGGCCAGGCGTTGCTCTACCTGAGCGCTGTCGTCGACTCCGGTGAGCGGCCGTCCCTGTCCTGA
- a CDS encoding amidohydrolase, giving the protein MKRADRRTLPEGGDMSHPPIEPSGQARRGLFALLGLAALVLLAAGPAVAAADDDEPKLVEPAPSRPDGEGEGPFDRLILRGVMVVDGTGAPPMGPVDIVIEGNRIEQIQSLGMANTEIDESRRPKDADYELDLSGSWVLPGLIDLHVHTGGVPKAPRAEYVYKLWLAHGITTARGVPTGPLEWDLSEKERSRRNEITAPRFVSYQRPGSGKEWKDRDIRTPTDAREWVRYAHEKGVDGLKLGAFPPKIMAALLDEAGSLGMGSTAHLDQMGVGNMNAIDSARLGLVGMTHFYGLFESMYEGADVQPWPAEMNYMDEQFRFGQVARQWRLVEPGGERWNALLEEFLDLDFFINPTMTIYSASRDVMRARNADWHADYTLPSLAEFYAPSRLDHGSYWFYWTTADEVAWKNFYRVWMRFLNEYKNRGGRVTVGSDSGFIYQTYGFGTILELEMLQEAGFHPLEVIRSATMHGAEELVKASGEDIEFGIVREGMLADLLVVDENPIANLKVLYGTGAVRLNDDTGRPERVGGVRYTIKDGIVYDAKKLLADVADMVAAARMQSGSPLQETTGGARP; this is encoded by the coding sequence GTGAAGCGAGCCGACCGCCGTACCCTGCCCGAAGGAGGAGACATGTCCCATCCGCCCATCGAACCGTCGGGGCAGGCGCGCCGGGGTCTGTTCGCACTGCTTGGCCTTGCGGCCCTTGTGCTGCTGGCCGCGGGGCCGGCCGTAGCCGCGGCGGACGACGACGAGCCGAAGCTGGTGGAGCCGGCGCCATCGCGACCGGACGGCGAGGGCGAAGGGCCATTCGACCGTCTGATCCTGCGCGGCGTGATGGTAGTCGACGGCACCGGCGCACCGCCCATGGGACCGGTGGACATCGTCATCGAGGGGAACCGGATCGAACAGATCCAGAGTCTCGGCATGGCCAACACCGAGATCGACGAGAGCAGGCGCCCCAAGGACGCCGACTACGAGCTCGATCTCTCCGGTTCCTGGGTGCTGCCGGGACTCATCGACCTCCACGTCCACACCGGCGGCGTGCCGAAGGCGCCGCGTGCCGAGTACGTGTACAAGCTGTGGCTGGCGCACGGCATCACGACGGCGCGCGGCGTGCCTACCGGGCCGCTGGAGTGGGACCTGAGCGAGAAGGAGCGGAGCCGCAGGAACGAGATCACCGCGCCGCGGTTCGTCTCGTATCAGCGTCCGGGTAGCGGCAAGGAGTGGAAGGACCGGGACATTCGCACTCCCACGGACGCCCGCGAGTGGGTGCGATACGCCCACGAGAAGGGCGTTGACGGTCTGAAGCTCGGTGCCTTCCCGCCGAAGATCATGGCGGCGCTGCTCGACGAGGCCGGCAGCCTGGGAATGGGGTCGACCGCTCATCTCGACCAGATGGGGGTCGGCAACATGAACGCGATCGACTCCGCGCGGCTGGGACTGGTCGGGATGACCCACTTCTACGGCCTGTTCGAGTCGATGTACGAGGGTGCCGACGTGCAGCCCTGGCCGGCCGAGATGAACTACATGGACGAGCAGTTCCGCTTCGGCCAGGTGGCGCGGCAGTGGAGGCTGGTCGAGCCCGGAGGCGAGCGCTGGAACGCCCTGCTGGAGGAGTTCCTGGATCTCGACTTCTTCATCAACCCGACGATGACGATCTACTCCGCCAGTCGCGACGTGATGCGGGCGCGAAACGCCGACTGGCACGCGGACTACACGCTGCCCAGCCTGGCCGAGTTCTACGCTCCCAGCCGCCTGGACCACGGCTCCTACTGGTTCTACTGGACGACGGCGGACGAGGTGGCCTGGAAGAACTTCTACCGCGTCTGGATGCGGTTCCTGAACGAGTACAAGAACCGCGGCGGCCGGGTCACCGTCGGTTCGGATTCGGGGTTCATCTACCAGACCTACGGTTTCGGCACGATCCTCGAACTCGAGATGCTGCAGGAGGCAGGCTTCCATCCGCTCGAGGTGATCCGCTCGGCGACGATGCACGGCGCCGAGGAACTGGTGAAGGCGAGCGGCGAAGACATCGAGTTCGGGATCGTGCGGGAGGGGATGCTCGCCGATCTCCTCGTCGTGGACGAGAACCCGATCGCCAACCTGAAGGTGCTCTACGGTACCGGTGCCGTCCGGCTGAACGACGACACCGGCCGCCCCGAGCGGGTCGGCGGCGTGCGCTACACGATCAAGGACGGCATCGTCTATGACGCGAAGAAGCTGCTCGCGGACGTGGCGGATATGGTTGCCGCCGCCAGGATGCAGTCCGGGAGCCCGCTGCAGGAGACGACGGGAGGAGCCCGGCCCTAG
- a CDS encoding alpha/beta hydrolase, with product MKQTLVKQAVVVLIVAALLASPLSAGSETKVHADVVYGHKMGMALTFDVLVPAEQNGAAVLFMVSGGWFSRWSDPHRIASGEGRQFGAVGDLLDHGYAVFMVRHGSAPLFKVPEAVADVRRAVRYIRLNAGDYGVDADRMGVFGGSAGGHLSLMLGNASDEGNSESNDPIEQTGNRVAAVVAYFPPVDLQGIAGPNERFPALDFDPAKAADISPVLFVSEDDPPTLLIHGDRDELVPLSNSARIKAAFDEANVTSKLIVIEGAAHGFRGEDGERASSALVAWFNEHLGVSAD from the coding sequence GTGAAACAGACACTCGTCAAGCAAGCAGTCGTCGTCCTGATCGTCGCCGCCCTTCTCGCCTCGCCGCTGTCGGCGGGTTCCGAGACGAAGGTCCACGCCGACGTCGTATACGGCCACAAGATGGGCATGGCGCTCACGTTCGATGTGCTCGTGCCGGCCGAGCAGAACGGCGCGGCCGTCCTCTTCATGGTCAGCGGCGGCTGGTTCTCCCGCTGGTCCGACCCGCACCGGATTGCGTCCGGCGAAGGCCGGCAGTTCGGCGCGGTCGGCGATCTCCTGGACCACGGTTACGCGGTGTTCATGGTCCGCCACGGCTCGGCGCCGCTGTTCAAGGTGCCCGAGGCCGTCGCGGACGTGCGCCGCGCGGTGCGCTACATCCGCCTGAACGCGGGTGACTACGGCGTGGACGCGGACCGGATGGGCGTCTTCGGCGGCAGCGCCGGCGGTCACCTGTCGCTCATGCTCGGCAACGCCTCGGACGAAGGAAACTCCGAGAGCAACGACCCGATCGAGCAGACCGGCAACCGGGTGGCGGCCGTCGTCGCCTACTTCCCGCCGGTCGACCTGCAGGGGATCGCCGGGCCGAACGAGCGCTTCCCGGCCCTCGACTTCGATCCCGCGAAGGCCGCCGACATCTCGCCGGTCCTGTTCGTCAGCGAGGACGATCCGCCGACCCTGCTGATCCACGGCGACCGGGACGAACTCGTGCCGCTCTCCAACAGCGCACGGATCAAGGCCGCCTTCGATGAGGCGAACGTCACCTCGAAGCTGATCGTGATCGAGGGCGCCGCCCACGGTTTCCGCGGCGAAGACGGCGAGCGCGCGTCGAGCGCGCTCGTCGCCTGGTTCAACGAGCACCTGGGGGTTTCGGCCGACTGA
- a CDS encoding long-chain fatty acid--CoA ligase: protein MTLSTMMDFPLTIRMIFDHGRRVHRNSRIITCQADGARIGTYAEVAERSAQLAHALKGLGIEPGDRVGTFAWNNQEHLEAYFAIPCMGAVLHTLNIRLFPEQLTYVTNHAEDRVVIVDDSLVPLIGQVAADLETVEHFIVVGDGDASPLRAGGASIHRYHELIEGQPTEFDWPEIDERAACAMCYTSGTTGNPKGVAYSHRSSFLHALGVASGGALGISQADSILAIVPMFHANAWGLPHVGWFTGADFVMPDRFLQAEPLCRIIAEHRPTLSGAVPTIWNEVLRYSEQHEVDFSSFRAVLCGGSAVPRSLIEGFRDRFGVDIIQGWGMTETSPLAAMAIPPRGTPREEEVDWRVKTGRIISGVEIRICNDDGEEMPWDGEAVGEIEIRGPWITGSYYLDDDPEKFHDGWLRTGDVASIDPKGFLQITDRAKDVIKSGGEWISSVDLENELMGHPAVAEAAVVGVPDDRWDERPLACVVLNDGADADPGELRNYLADRVARWWLPERWTFIDEVPKTSVGKFDKKVLRARYGEGELDVLT, encoded by the coding sequence ATGACACTCAGCACGATGATGGACTTCCCGCTGACGATCCGGATGATCTTCGATCACGGACGCCGCGTGCACCGAAACAGCCGAATCATCACCTGCCAGGCGGACGGCGCACGCATCGGCACCTACGCCGAAGTCGCGGAGCGCAGCGCCCAACTCGCCCACGCGCTCAAGGGCCTCGGCATCGAGCCGGGAGACCGGGTCGGCACCTTCGCCTGGAACAACCAGGAACACCTGGAGGCCTACTTCGCGATCCCCTGCATGGGCGCCGTGCTTCACACCCTGAACATCCGCCTGTTCCCGGAACAGTTGACCTACGTCACGAACCACGCCGAGGACCGCGTGGTGATCGTCGACGACTCGCTGGTGCCGCTCATCGGCCAGGTCGCGGCCGACCTCGAAACGGTCGAGCACTTCATCGTCGTCGGCGACGGCGACGCCTCGCCGCTCAGGGCAGGCGGCGCCTCGATCCACCGCTACCACGAACTGATCGAGGGCCAGCCCACGGAGTTCGACTGGCCGGAGATCGACGAGCGGGCCGCCTGCGCCATGTGCTACACGAGCGGCACGACCGGCAACCCAAAGGGAGTCGCCTACAGCCACCGTTCGTCCTTCCTTCACGCACTCGGCGTCGCCTCCGGCGGCGCGCTCGGCATCAGCCAGGCGGACAGCATCCTGGCCATCGTGCCGATGTTCCACGCCAACGCCTGGGGCCTGCCCCACGTCGGCTGGTTCACCGGCGCCGACTTCGTCATGCCCGACCGTTTCCTGCAAGCGGAGCCCCTGTGCCGGATCATCGCCGAGCACCGGCCGACCCTTTCCGGCGCGGTGCCGACGATCTGGAACGAAGTCCTCCGCTACTCGGAGCAACACGAGGTCGACTTCTCCTCCTTCCGCGCCGTCCTCTGCGGCGGCTCGGCCGTGCCCCGCTCGCTCATCGAGGGCTTCCGCGACCGCTTCGGCGTCGACATCATCCAGGGCTGGGGCATGACCGAGACCTCACCGCTCGCGGCCATGGCCATTCCTCCACGCGGCACCCCGCGCGAGGAAGAGGTCGACTGGCGGGTCAAGACCGGCCGCATCATCTCCGGCGTGGAGATCCGTATCTGCAACGACGACGGCGAAGAGATGCCCTGGGACGGCGAAGCGGTCGGCGAGATCGAGATCCGCGGGCCGTGGATTACCGGCTCGTACTACCTCGACGACGACCCCGAGAAGTTCCACGACGGCTGGCTCAGGACCGGCGACGTCGCCTCGATCGACCCGAAGGGCTTCCTGCAGATCACCGACCGCGCCAAGGACGTCATCAAGTCGGGCGGCGAGTGGATCTCCTCGGTCGATCTCGAGAACGAGCTGATGGGACACCCGGCCGTCGCCGAGGCCGCCGTGGTCGGCGTGCCGGACGACCGCTGGGACGAGCGGCCCCTCGCCTGCGTCGTGCTCAACGACGGCGCCGACGCCGACCCCGGCGAACTCCGGAACTACCTGGCCGACCGCGTCGCCCGCTGGTGGTTGCCCGAGCGCTGGACCTTCATCGACGAGGTCCCCAAGACCAGCGTCGGCAAGTTCGACAAGAAGGTCCTGCGCGCCCGGTACGGCGAAGGGGAACTGGACGTCCTGACCTAG
- a CDS encoding hydantoinase B/oxoprolinase family protein yields the protein MDPVRLELFSNRFAAIASEMGVMLQRTAMSVNVKERLDFSCGMLDAEGRVLVNAPHIPVHLGALGECVRRVAAELELGAGDVAVTNHPGYGGSHLPDITVISPVFVDGRLLGYVANRAHHAELGGIRPGSMPPEARSLAEEGVVIAPQYLVRAGEPQWERIEALLAGGPAPSRSVAENLADLGAAVAANRRGVAALRELAAGAGEEEVRRYMSALFSRAADRMRSALEDHVRSTGRQSFHARERLDDGSPIEVAVTVDRGSARIDFTESAPVHVGNLNATPAIVRSATIYVLRLLIGVPLQLNEGLLEPVEIEIPRGMLNPEFPADPRRCPAVVGGNVETSQRVVDTLIKALGLCACGQGTMNNTLFGDATFGYYETVGGGAGAGPGFRGASGVHTHMTNTRITDPEVLEHRYPVRLERFGLRHGSGGAGRFQGGDGLRRELRFLTPQKVSVLGQHRVERPYGVDGGESGSTGRARILRSAGGVQELASVDQADVMPGDLLVLETPGGGGWGARRP from the coding sequence GTGGATCCCGTTCGGCTGGAACTGTTCTCGAACCGGTTCGCCGCCATCGCGTCCGAGATGGGCGTGATGCTGCAGCGGACGGCGATGTCGGTAAACGTCAAGGAGCGTCTCGACTTCTCGTGCGGGATGCTCGACGCGGAAGGGCGGGTGCTGGTCAACGCGCCCCACATTCCGGTCCACCTCGGCGCGCTCGGCGAATGCGTGCGACGGGTAGCAGCGGAACTCGAGCTCGGCGCCGGCGACGTCGCGGTGACGAACCACCCGGGCTACGGTGGATCCCACCTGCCCGACATCACGGTCATTTCTCCCGTCTTCGTGGACGGCAGGTTGCTCGGCTACGTTGCCAACCGGGCACACCACGCCGAGCTGGGCGGCATCCGGCCGGGCTCGATGCCGCCCGAGGCCCGCAGCCTGGCGGAAGAGGGCGTGGTCATCGCGCCTCAGTACCTTGTACGGGCGGGGGAGCCGCAGTGGGAGCGGATCGAGGCCTTGCTGGCCGGCGGCCCGGCCCCCTCCCGCTCGGTGGCGGAGAACCTGGCCGACCTGGGCGCGGCGGTGGCCGCCAACCGTCGCGGCGTGGCGGCCTTGCGCGAACTCGCCGCGGGCGCCGGCGAGGAGGAGGTGCGCCGCTACATGTCGGCGCTCTTCTCGCGCGCCGCCGACCGGATGCGGTCGGCGCTGGAGGACCACGTTCGGAGCACGGGCCGCCAGTCGTTTCACGCCCGGGAACGGCTTGACGACGGTTCGCCGATCGAAGTCGCGGTGACAGTGGATCGCGGTTCGGCGCGGATCGACTTCACGGAGAGTGCACCTGTCCACGTCGGCAACCTGAACGCGACGCCGGCGATCGTGCGGAGCGCGACGATCTACGTGCTGCGGTTGCTGATCGGGGTGCCGCTCCAACTCAACGAGGGGCTGCTCGAACCGGTCGAGATCGAGATCCCGCGCGGCATGCTGAACCCGGAGTTCCCGGCTGACCCGAGGCGCTGCCCGGCGGTCGTCGGCGGCAACGTGGAGACGAGCCAGCGGGTCGTCGACACGCTGATCAAGGCGCTTGGACTCTGCGCCTGCGGGCAGGGCACGATGAACAACACCCTGTTCGGCGACGCCACCTTCGGCTACTACGAAACGGTCGGCGGCGGGGCCGGGGCCGGGCCGGGGTTCCGGGGGGCGAGCGGCGTCCACACTCACATGACGAACACCCGCATCACCGACCCCGAAGTGCTTGAGCATCGGTATCCGGTCCGCCTCGAGAGGTTCGGCCTGCGTCACGGCTCAGGTGGAGCGGGCCGGTTTCAGGGCGGCGACGGCCTGCGCCGTGAGTTGCGGTTCCTCACCCCCCAGAAGGTATCCGTGCTCGGCCAGCACCGGGTGGAGCGTCCCTACGGCGTCGACGGCGGGGAGAGCGGCAGTACCGGCCGCGCTCGTATCCTGCGTTCCGCGGGGGGCGTCCAGGAACTCGCCTCGGTCGACCAGGCCGACGTGATGCCCGGGGATCTCCTGGTGCTGGAGACGCCGGGCGGCGGCGGTTGGGGCGCCAGGCGCCCCTGA
- a CDS encoding acyl-CoA dehydrogenase family protein yields the protein MSQQQVQVSEEKARAVAEESRQKEWKNPSFMKELFLGNFRFDLISPYPSRDEWRPEFESFYSALTDFLRDEVDPVEIDVSEDYPDHVIDGLARLGAFGMKIPTEYGGLGFDQVEYAQVMELIGSFDGNLTALLSAHQSIGVPQPVNLFGTEELKRKYLPRCASGEISAFALTEPEVGSDPARLSTSAVLDGDFYVLNGTKLWCTNGTKAKLLVVMAMDPVTEKISSFVVETEWEGVEVERRCHFMGLNALANGVITFDNVKVPKENLIGKEGRGLKIALTTLNDGRLSIPNSSVGAAKYCLKAVREFGSSRIQWGVPIGKHEAIAQKISDIAAYGFAMEAIVKLASHMSNDKRLDLRLESAACKEWNTWRGWQIIDETMQVRGGRGYETESSLRDRGEDPVGIERMMRDFRINRIFEGSSEIMHLIMAREAVDKHLQVAGTLIDRRAGTGAKLLALPKIGLFYAWWYPTRWLAWSRWPRYAGYGKYGKHLRFIDRAARKLARESFHGMLVYREKMERRQMFLFRLVDVVNELFAMAASVSRAHSEEHAGTVDAAHSAALCDLFCRMSRRRVNQLFRELWHNEDDLKYRTAQDVMGGRHIGREKLLDDLDRSGRAPRQAAAAAS from the coding sequence ATGAGCCAGCAACAGGTTCAGGTCAGTGAAGAGAAGGCGCGCGCGGTCGCCGAGGAATCCCGCCAGAAGGAGTGGAAGAACCCTTCCTTCATGAAGGAGCTCTTCCTGGGCAACTTCCGCTTCGACCTGATCAGCCCGTATCCCTCCCGCGACGAGTGGCGGCCGGAGTTCGAGTCGTTCTACTCGGCCCTCACGGACTTTCTGCGTGACGAGGTCGATCCGGTCGAGATCGACGTGTCTGAGGACTACCCCGACCACGTGATCGACGGTCTCGCCCGGCTCGGCGCCTTCGGCATGAAGATTCCGACGGAGTACGGCGGTCTCGGCTTCGACCAGGTCGAGTACGCCCAGGTGATGGAGCTGATCGGTTCGTTCGACGGCAACCTGACCGCGTTGCTCTCGGCTCACCAGTCGATCGGCGTGCCGCAGCCGGTCAACCTGTTCGGTACCGAGGAGCTGAAACGGAAGTACCTGCCGCGCTGCGCTTCGGGCGAGATCTCCGCTTTCGCCCTGACCGAGCCGGAGGTCGGCTCCGATCCGGCCAGGCTGTCGACATCGGCCGTCCTCGACGGCGATTTCTACGTGCTCAACGGCACGAAGCTCTGGTGCACGAACGGCACCAAGGCGAAGCTGCTGGTCGTCATGGCGATGGACCCGGTGACCGAGAAGATCAGTTCGTTCGTCGTCGAGACGGAGTGGGAGGGCGTCGAGGTCGAGCGCCGTTGCCACTTCATGGGGCTCAACGCCCTGGCCAACGGCGTCATCACCTTCGACAACGTGAAGGTGCCGAAGGAGAACCTGATCGGCAAGGAAGGCAGAGGGCTCAAGATCGCTCTCACGACGCTGAACGACGGCCGGCTGTCGATTCCGAACAGTTCGGTCGGTGCCGCCAAGTACTGCCTCAAGGCGGTGCGCGAGTTCGGCAGCAGCCGGATCCAGTGGGGCGTGCCGATCGGCAAGCACGAGGCGATCGCCCAGAAGATTTCGGACATCGCGGCCTACGGCTTCGCGATGGAGGCGATCGTCAAGCTGGCCAGCCACATGTCGAACGACAAGCGGCTCGACCTGCGCCTGGAGAGTGCCGCCTGCAAGGAGTGGAACACCTGGCGCGGCTGGCAGATCATCGACGAGACGATGCAGGTCCGGGGCGGCCGCGGCTACGAGACGGAATCGTCCCTGCGCGACCGCGGCGAAGACCCGGTCGGCATCGAGCGGATGATGCGGGACTTCCGGATCAACCGCATCTTCGAGGGTTCCAGCGAGATCATGCACCTGATTATGGCCCGCGAAGCGGTGGACAAGCACCTGCAGGTGGCGGGCACGCTGATCGACCGGCGAGCCGGCACGGGCGCCAAGCTCCTGGCCTTGCCGAAGATTGGCCTGTTCTACGCCTGGTGGTATCCGACCCGCTGGCTGGCCTGGAGCCGCTGGCCCCGCTACGCTGGCTACGGAAAGTACGGCAAGCACCTCCGCTTCATCGACCGGGCGGCGCGCAAGCTCGCGCGTGAGAGCTTCCACGGGATGCTGGTCTACCGGGAGAAGATGGAGCGTCGGCAAATGTTCCTGTTCCGGCTCGTCGATGTCGTCAACGAACTGTTCGCGATGGCCGCCTCGGTCTCGCGTGCCCATTCCGAGGAGCATGCCGGCACCGTCGATGCCGCTCACTCCGCGGCGCTCTGCGACCTCTTCTGCCGCATGTCGCGGCGACGGGTCAATCAGCTCTTCCGCGAGCTGTGGCACAACGAGGACGACCTGAAGTACCGCACCGCGCAGGACGTGATGGGAGGCCGGCACATCGGCCGCGAGAAGCTCCTGGACGACCTCGATCGTTCGGGCCGGGCACCGCGCCAGGCAGCGGCTGCCGCTTCCTAG
- the rimO gene encoding 30S ribosomal protein S12 methylthiotransferase RimO: protein MATPARRVEAGPPADAAGHRVGLVSLGCAKNHVDSEVMLGVLDGQGFELVADLDRADTVIVNTCGFIDEAREESIDAILDATARKADAGESVRQVLVAGCMANRYGRELATEIPEIDGFVDLDSLRQVGALVQLGGSPAAEPAASHLVFDHRDSRLLTTGGYAYLKVAEGCNNPCTFCAIPVWRGRLRSRPVESLILEARDLVERGARELVLVAQDTTRYGEDLGYGRNGLLRLVEALLAETEADWIRFLYAYPTTLDESLLQLMASEPRLASYLDMPLQHSDREVLRAMRRGGSADRYRRIFERARELDPEMSLRTTFIVGFPGEDEAAFERLLEFVSEVRFDHLGAFVYSPESDTPSASLPGQVPRRIAEERRGRLLELQRQIALERRGRLVGRTLPMLIEGPCEETEHLLQARHQGLAPEVDGRVLVNDAAGEGPLPLALLAGRIVDVEITDAFADDSVGRIVGFDAAASTAGSATAEAGS from the coding sequence GTGGCGACCCCCGCGAGGAGGGTGGAGGCCGGCCCGCCGGCCGACGCGGCCGGACACCGTGTCGGTCTGGTGAGTCTCGGCTGCGCGAAGAACCACGTCGACAGCGAGGTGATGCTCGGCGTGCTCGACGGCCAGGGTTTCGAACTGGTCGCGGATCTGGACCGCGCCGACACGGTCATCGTGAATACCTGCGGCTTCATCGACGAGGCTCGGGAAGAGTCGATCGACGCCATCCTCGACGCCACCGCCCGCAAGGCGGATGCCGGCGAATCGGTGCGGCAGGTGCTGGTCGCGGGCTGCATGGCCAACCGCTATGGCCGGGAACTTGCGACGGAGATCCCGGAGATCGATGGTTTCGTCGATCTCGATTCGCTGCGGCAGGTCGGCGCGCTGGTGCAGCTCGGCGGCAGCCCGGCGGCCGAGCCGGCGGCATCCCACCTGGTGTTCGACCACCGCGACTCCCGGCTGTTGACCACCGGCGGCTATGCGTACCTGAAAGTCGCCGAGGGCTGCAACAACCCGTGCACCTTCTGCGCGATTCCCGTCTGGCGAGGCCGCCTGCGCAGCCGACCGGTCGAGAGTCTGATCCTCGAGGCGCGGGACCTGGTCGAGCGGGGCGCTCGCGAGCTCGTCCTGGTGGCTCAGGACACGACACGCTACGGCGAGGACCTGGGCTACGGCCGGAACGGTCTCCTGCGCCTGGTGGAGGCTCTGCTCGCGGAGACGGAAGCGGACTGGATCCGGTTCCTCTACGCCTATCCGACCACCCTGGACGAGTCCCTGCTGCAGCTCATGGCGAGCGAGCCACGGCTGGCGTCCTACCTCGACATGCCGCTGCAGCACAGCGACCGGGAGGTACTGCGGGCAATGCGCCGGGGTGGATCGGCCGACCGCTACCGGCGAATCTTCGAGCGAGCGCGTGAACTCGACCCGGAGATGAGCCTGCGGACGACCTTCATTGTCGGTTTTCCCGGCGAGGACGAAGCCGCTTTCGAACGCCTGCTCGAGTTCGTCTCCGAGGTTCGCTTCGACCACCTGGGCGCGTTTGTCTACAGTCCCGAAAGCGACACGCCGTCGGCGTCACTGCCGGGGCAGGTGCCGCGCCGGATCGCGGAGGAACGCAGGGGGCGCCTCCTCGAGTTACAGCGGCAGATCGCGCTGGAACGGCGCGGGCGTCTGGTCGGCAGGACGCTGCCGATGCTGATCGAGGGGCCGTGCGAAGAAACCGAGCACCTGCTCCAGGCGCGGCACCAGGGTTTGGCGCCGGAGGTCGACGGTCGCGTCCTGGTCAACGACGCGGCTGGAGAGGGTCCGCTGCCTCTCGCGCTCCTGGCCGGCCGGATCGTCGATGTGGAGATCACTGACGCCTTCGCCGACGACTCCGTCGGTCGCATCGTGGGCTTCGACGCGGCCGCTTCAACGGCCGGGTCAGCGACTGCCGAGGCAGGCTCCTGA